The Xanthomonas indica genome has a segment encoding these proteins:
- the xanC gene encoding xanthomonadin biosynthesis acyl carrier protein XanC, whose amino-acid sequence MSSQTAAERELAELLVESLNLEDVQPGDIDPEAPLFNTGLGLDSIDALELALAISKRYGFQLRSDNDENRRIFASLRALSAHVEANKTS is encoded by the coding sequence ATGTCTTCGCAAACCGCCGCCGAACGTGAACTGGCCGAGCTGCTGGTCGAGAGCCTGAACCTGGAAGACGTCCAGCCCGGCGACATCGATCCGGAGGCGCCGCTGTTCAATACCGGCCTGGGGCTGGACTCGATCGACGCTCTGGAACTGGCGCTGGCGATCAGCAAGCGCTACGGCTTCCAGCTGCGCTCGGACAACGACGAGAACCGCCGCATCTTCGCCTCGCTGCGCGCGCTGTCGGCGCATGTCGAAGCCAACAAGACCAGCTGA
- the fabG gene encoding 3-oxoacyl-ACP reductase FabG → MSASPAPRRALVTGGSGDLGGAICRALAAQGLHVIVHANANVARAAAVVEAIVAAGGSAEAVAFDVADAEASAQALATLLEAGPIQVLVNNAGIHDDAPMAGMSAAQWHKVIDVSLHGFFHVTQPLLLPMARTRWGRIVSVSSVAAVLGNRGQTNYAAAKAALHGASLSLAREMASRGISVNVVAPGVIQGAMAESAFPPETIKQMVPAGRPGKPEEVAALVAFLCSDAAAYINGQVIGINGGMG, encoded by the coding sequence ATGTCTGCATCCCCCGCACCGCGCCGTGCCCTGGTCACCGGCGGCAGCGGCGATCTTGGTGGCGCGATCTGCCGCGCCCTGGCCGCGCAGGGCCTGCACGTGATCGTGCACGCCAACGCCAACGTCGCGCGGGCGGCGGCAGTGGTGGAGGCGATCGTCGCCGCCGGCGGCAGCGCCGAGGCGGTGGCGTTCGACGTGGCCGATGCCGAGGCCAGCGCGCAGGCGCTGGCGACGCTACTGGAGGCCGGCCCGATCCAGGTGCTGGTCAACAACGCCGGCATTCACGACGACGCGCCGATGGCGGGCATGAGCGCGGCGCAGTGGCACAAGGTCATCGACGTCTCGCTGCACGGCTTCTTCCACGTCACCCAGCCGCTGCTGCTGCCGATGGCGCGCACGCGCTGGGGCCGCATCGTCAGCGTGTCCTCGGTGGCGGCGGTGCTGGGCAACCGCGGGCAGACCAACTACGCCGCGGCCAAGGCCGCGCTGCACGGCGCCAGCCTCTCGCTGGCGCGGGAAATGGCCAGCCGCGGGATCAGCGTCAACGTGGTCGCGCCGGGCGTGATCCAGGGCGCGATGGCCGAGAGCGCATTCCCGCCGGAGACAATCAAGCAGATGGTCCCCGCCGGGCGCCCGGGCAAGCCGGAGGAAGTGGCCGCGCTGGTCGCCTTCCTGTGCTCGGACGCGGCCGCCTACATCAACGGCCAGGTCATCGGCATCAACGGCGGCATGGGCTGA
- a CDS encoding MMPL family transporter gives MTRALSSKMRISLALLWLAVLTVAGIWLGNALQVSGDLRKFMPEAQTPAQKLLLDELGEGPGSRLLLMSLSGADAATLARQSQALHAELAAQHAVFELVANGADAGLDAIPPRLLPYRYLLSDSFDATPLDAPTLRDALQARLQDLGSPAAAMVEPLLPRDPTLEVLHLAERLQPAGGPQQRDGVWFDRAGKDALLVAQTRAAGFDPTGQQRAVDAIHAAFAKVSAGTSSKLTLTGPGAFSVEIGGRTQNEAQWIGTLDTVGLIVLLLVAYRSWKIPVLGVLPLASAGLAGLGAVAQLFDGVHGITVAFGFTLIGVVQDYPIHLFSHQRPGLDPRENARHLWPTLATGVVSTCIAYVTFLFSGVDGLRQLAVFTIAGLLVAALTTRLLLPALIDPSPRDHADSPLLERLWRGIARLPRPRWSLLPLALLAASVIVFAPGPFWQNDLSKLTPVPAEGLARDAHLRQELGAPDVRYVLALPAASAEAALAASERLRPRLDALVAQGELAGYDMAARYLPSAATQRRRQAALPDPAQAQAMTAAAVAATPFRADAFAPFLADLQVARSAPLLTARDLHGTPLATTVGGLLLERPDRATALVSLTGLRDPAQLARAVQGSGAQLLDLKDASESLVAAYRGRVLAALGVAAVLLALTVAIALRTPRRIVRVLLPMALTTLLILAILRGCGVELNLFHLIALILAAGLGLDYALFFDHAGDDRADQLRTLHALIVCSLMTLLVFALLAASSIPVLRAIGSTVALGVLFNFVLALLISRETVSEALESRHAH, from the coding sequence ATGACACGTGCCCTCAGTTCGAAGATGCGCATCTCGCTGGCCCTGTTGTGGCTGGCTGTGCTGACCGTGGCCGGGATCTGGCTGGGCAACGCGCTGCAGGTGTCGGGCGATCTGCGCAAATTCATGCCGGAAGCGCAGACCCCTGCGCAAAAACTCCTGCTCGACGAACTCGGCGAAGGCCCCGGCTCGCGGCTGCTGCTGATGTCGCTGTCCGGGGCCGATGCGGCCACGCTGGCGCGCCAGTCGCAGGCGCTGCATGCGGAACTGGCCGCCCAGCACGCCGTATTCGAACTGGTCGCCAACGGCGCCGATGCCGGCCTGGATGCGATCCCGCCGCGCCTGCTGCCGTACCGCTACCTGCTCAGCGACAGCTTCGACGCCACGCCGCTGGATGCACCGACCTTGCGCGATGCGCTGCAGGCGCGGCTGCAGGACCTGGGCTCGCCGGCGGCGGCGATGGTGGAGCCGCTGCTGCCGCGCGATCCGACCCTGGAAGTGCTGCACCTGGCCGAGCGCCTGCAGCCGGCCGGCGGCCCGCAGCAGCGCGACGGGGTCTGGTTCGACCGCGCCGGCAAGGACGCGCTGCTGGTGGCGCAGACCCGCGCCGCCGGCTTCGACCCCACCGGCCAGCAGCGCGCCGTGGACGCCATCCACGCCGCCTTCGCCAAGGTCAGCGCCGGCACCAGCAGCAAGCTGACGTTGACCGGTCCCGGTGCGTTCTCGGTGGAGATCGGCGGGCGTACCCAGAACGAGGCGCAGTGGATCGGCACCCTGGATACGGTGGGGCTGATCGTGCTGCTGCTGGTGGCCTACCGCAGCTGGAAGATCCCGGTGCTGGGCGTGCTGCCGCTGGCCAGCGCCGGCCTGGCCGGGCTGGGCGCGGTGGCGCAGCTGTTCGACGGCGTGCACGGCATCACCGTGGCGTTCGGCTTCACCCTGATCGGCGTGGTACAGGACTACCCGATCCACTTGTTCAGCCATCAGCGCCCGGGCCTGGACCCGCGCGAGAACGCACGCCATCTGTGGCCGACCCTGGCCACCGGCGTGGTCTCCACCTGCATCGCCTACGTCACCTTCCTGTTCTCCGGCGTGGACGGCCTGCGCCAGCTGGCGGTGTTCACCATCGCCGGGCTGCTGGTGGCGGCGCTGACCACGCGCCTGCTGCTGCCGGCGCTGATCGATCCCTCGCCGCGCGACCATGCCGACTCGCCACTGCTGGAACGGCTGTGGCGCGGCATCGCGCGGCTGCCGCGGCCGCGCTGGTCGCTGCTGCCGCTCGCGCTGCTGGCGGCCTCGGTCATCGTGTTCGCGCCTGGGCCGTTCTGGCAGAACGACCTGTCCAAGCTGACCCCGGTGCCGGCCGAGGGCCTGGCCCGCGACGCGCACCTGCGCCAGGAACTGGGCGCGCCCGACGTGCGCTACGTGCTGGCCCTGCCGGCCGCCTCCGCCGAGGCCGCGCTGGCCGCGTCCGAACGCCTGCGCCCGCGCCTGGACGCGCTGGTGGCGCAGGGCGAACTGGCCGGCTACGACATGGCCGCGCGCTACCTGCCCAGCGCCGCCACCCAGCGCCGGCGCCAGGCCGCCTTGCCCGATCCGGCGCAGGCGCAGGCGATGACCGCCGCGGCGGTCGCCGCCACGCCGTTCCGCGCCGACGCCTTCGCGCCGTTCCTGGCCGACCTGCAGGTCGCGCGCAGCGCGCCGCTGCTGACCGCGCGCGACCTGCACGGCACGCCGCTGGCCACCACCGTCGGCGGCCTGCTGCTGGAGCGCCCGGACCGTGCCACCGCGCTGGTGTCGCTGACCGGGCTGCGCGATCCGGCGCAGCTGGCGCGCGCGGTGCAGGGCAGCGGCGCGCAGCTGCTGGACCTGAAGGACGCGTCCGAGTCGCTGGTGGCCGCCTATCGCGGCCGCGTGCTCGCCGCGCTGGGCGTGGCCGCGGTGCTGCTGGCGCTGACCGTGGCGATCGCCCTGCGCACGCCGCGGCGGATCGTGCGCGTGCTGCTGCCGATGGCGCTGACCACGCTGCTGATCCTGGCGATCCTGCGTGGCTGCGGGGTCGAACTGAACCTGTTCCACCTGATCGCGCTGATCCTGGCCGCCGGCCTGGGCCTGGACTACGCGCTGTTCTTCGACCACGCCGGCGACGACCGCGCCGACCAGTTGCGCACCCTGCATGCGCTGATCGTGTGCAGCCTGATGACCCTGCTGGTGTTCGCGTTGCTGGCGGCCTCGAGCATCCCGGTGCTGCGTGCGATCGGCAGCACCGTGGCGCTGGGGGTACTGTTCAATTTCGTGCTGGCGCTGCTGATTTCGCGCGAGACCGTCAGCGAAGCCTTGGAGAGCCGCCATGCACACTGA
- a CDS encoding pteridine-dependent deoxygenase, translating into MSRPHLQFPHHTQGHPQLQVDYVAETDPGQLLGEDHVLAVFGFGETAPYHEDPRYLRVPLQPHGPRMLEVWRTDAPVHSGRDGAIAWASDGRLQFGVIEIDERQVDLDIEEAAALAYAQITAFVSGSATPRLLRIWNYLDAITLGSGDRERYRRFCVGRARGLGDFDATQLPAATAVGRCDDARVMQIYWLAAAQAGTPLENPRQVSAYRYPRQYGPQPPSFARAMLPPAGSDMPLLLSGTASVVGHASMHQGQLLAQLEETFANFDALLAAAREHAPDLPPQFGDGTRLKVYVREPGDLPLVADALDARFGERVPRLLLHAVICRDELAVEIDGVHG; encoded by the coding sequence ATGAGCCGCCCGCACCTGCAGTTTCCGCACCACACGCAGGGCCATCCGCAGTTGCAGGTGGACTACGTCGCCGAGACCGATCCCGGCCAGCTGCTGGGCGAGGACCACGTGCTGGCGGTGTTCGGCTTCGGCGAGACCGCGCCCTACCACGAGGACCCGCGCTACCTGCGCGTGCCGCTGCAGCCGCACGGCCCGCGCATGCTCGAGGTGTGGCGCACCGACGCGCCGGTGCACAGCGGCCGCGACGGCGCCATCGCCTGGGCCAGCGACGGCCGCCTGCAGTTCGGCGTCATCGAGATCGACGAGCGTCAGGTCGACCTGGACATCGAGGAAGCCGCCGCGCTCGCCTACGCCCAGATCACTGCCTTCGTGTCCGGCAGCGCCACGCCGCGCCTGCTGCGCATCTGGAACTACCTCGACGCGATCACCCTGGGCAGCGGCGACCGCGAGCGCTACCGGCGCTTCTGCGTGGGCCGCGCGCGCGGGCTGGGCGATTTCGACGCCACCCAGCTGCCCGCGGCGACCGCGGTCGGCCGCTGCGACGACGCACGGGTGATGCAGATCTACTGGCTGGCCGCCGCGCAGGCCGGCACCCCGCTGGAGAACCCGCGCCAGGTCAGCGCCTACCGCTACCCGCGCCAGTACGGCCCGCAGCCGCCCAGCTTCGCCCGCGCGATGCTGCCGCCGGCCGGCAGCGACATGCCGCTGCTGCTGTCGGGCACCGCCAGCGTGGTCGGCCACGCCTCCATGCACCAGGGCCAGTTGCTGGCGCAGCTGGAAGAGACCTTCGCCAACTTCGACGCCCTGCTCGCGGCCGCCCGCGAACACGCCCCGGACCTGCCGCCGCAGTTCGGCGACGGCACTCGCCTGAAGGTCTACGTGCGCGAGCCCGGCGACCTGCCGTTGGTCGCCGATGCCCTGGATGCCCGTTTCGGCGAGCGCGTGCCGCGCCTGCTGCTGCACGCGGTGATCTGCCGCGACGAACTGGCGGTGGAGATCGACGGCGTGCATGGTTGA
- a CDS encoding ketosynthase, with protein sequence MSKPTRPAEPADAAPWALALGVLLALAYSPLAHWANAAHRPDLAVLAGAALVLMVLVEPMARWRPWAWALAIAATVALVPLWRSPHALLLLAAPPVLFTAWVAWFFGRSLQRGRTPLITRIVEALYRQAGMPITPEQLRYTRRLTLAWTLLLVGLTLLNLVLALCAQPSGVLAQLGLAAPLPISDARASLFANLLGYGVIGGFFVGEYLLRGRWFPQRPYRNLPDFLHQLARLGPVFWRDLLR encoded by the coding sequence ATGTCGAAGCCAACAAGACCAGCTGAGCCGGCCGACGCCGCGCCCTGGGCGCTGGCCCTGGGCGTGCTGCTGGCGCTGGCCTACTCGCCGCTGGCGCACTGGGCCAATGCCGCGCACCGCCCGGACCTGGCGGTGCTGGCCGGGGCGGCGCTGGTGCTGATGGTGCTGGTGGAGCCGATGGCGCGCTGGCGGCCCTGGGCCTGGGCGCTGGCCATCGCCGCGACGGTGGCGCTGGTGCCGCTGTGGCGCTCGCCGCACGCCCTGCTGCTGCTGGCCGCCCCACCGGTGCTGTTCACCGCCTGGGTGGCCTGGTTCTTCGGGCGCAGCCTGCAGCGCGGGCGCACGCCGCTGATCACCCGCATCGTCGAGGCCCTGTACCGCCAGGCCGGCATGCCGATCACCCCGGAGCAGTTGCGCTACACCCGCCGCCTGACCCTGGCCTGGACCCTGCTGTTGGTCGGGCTGACCCTGCTCAACCTGGTGCTGGCGCTGTGCGCCCAGCCCAGTGGGGTGCTGGCGCAACTGGGCCTGGCCGCGCCGCTGCCGATCAGCGACGCGCGCGCCTCGCTGTTCGCCAACCTGCTGGGCTATGGGGTCATCGGCGGCTTCTTCGTCGGCGAGTACCTGCTGCGCGGGCGCTGGTTTCCGCAGCGTCCCTACCGTAATCTGCCCGACTTCCTGCACCAGCTGGCGCGGCTGGGGCCGGTTTTTTGGCGCGATCTGTTGCGCTGA
- a CDS encoding LolA-related protein, producing MPMRRTLPWMLILLCSAAPLCAASPEAPDADWILQKLARPAPVSTAFVELRGSALLKAPLRVQGEYRRPDAQTLVREVTAPYHETTTLRGGEATLERDGKPPRRFSLARVPELAGLQNGFGALLSGDRALLQQQFSVSSSGTRERWQLQLQPKDPAMAAHVRSLRLYGRGAELRCIETTPTKGDVQRTLLAGAAQAAGTLADGAALTALCHGDAA from the coding sequence ATGCCGATGCGCCGCACCTTGCCGTGGATGCTGATACTGCTGTGCAGCGCCGCACCGCTGTGCGCCGCATCGCCTGAGGCGCCGGACGCCGACTGGATCCTGCAGAAGCTGGCGCGGCCGGCGCCGGTCAGCACCGCCTTCGTCGAACTGCGCGGCTCGGCGCTGCTGAAGGCGCCGCTGCGGGTGCAGGGCGAGTACCGCCGCCCGGACGCGCAGACCCTGGTGCGCGAAGTCACCGCGCCGTACCACGAGACCACCACCCTGCGCGGCGGCGAAGCCACGCTGGAGCGCGACGGCAAGCCGCCGCGGCGCTTCTCGCTGGCGCGCGTGCCGGAACTGGCCGGCTTGCAAAACGGCTTCGGCGCGCTGCTGTCCGGCGACCGCGCGCTGCTGCAGCAGCAGTTCAGCGTCAGCAGCAGCGGCACCCGCGAGCGCTGGCAGCTGCAGTTGCAACCCAAGGATCCGGCGATGGCCGCGCACGTGCGCAGCCTGCGTCTGTACGGCCGTGGCGCCGAGCTGCGCTGCATCGAGACCACCCCGACCAAGGGCGACGTCCAGCGCACCCTGCTGGCCGGCGCCGCGCAGGCCGCCGGCACCCTCGCCGACGGGGCTGCGCTGACCGCGCTGTGCCACGGCGACGCGGCGTGA
- a CDS encoding acyltransferase has translation MSAGWKHRPEGGGRFALWLIRSIARYGGRAVGRLLLYPITLYFLLVRGPERRDSRHYLSRVFDRPATLLEVARHIHTFASTILDRVFMLCGQMHRFRVQIRGLDQLHAQMDRGRGVLIFGSHLGSFDALRVLATERPDVQVKVVLDKAHNPAMTELLGALNPQLAANIIDAGMDSTSIVMAIKQATDEGALVALLVDRPRPEDPALPAAFIGQGALFPTSPWLIAAALKVPVVLAFGLYRGGNRYELVFETFSEGLDLPRRQRAPVLAALIRDYAARLEHYTRSAPYNWFNFYDFWNNRHADAPHLAVDADTAVQRRTAVRRIA, from the coding sequence GTGAGCGCCGGCTGGAAGCACCGCCCGGAAGGCGGCGGCCGTTTCGCCCTGTGGCTGATCCGCAGCATCGCCCGCTATGGCGGCCGTGCCGTCGGGCGCCTGCTGCTGTATCCGATCACCCTGTACTTCCTGCTGGTGCGCGGCCCGGAGCGGCGCGATTCGCGGCACTACCTGAGCCGCGTGTTCGACCGCCCGGCCACGCTGCTGGAGGTGGCCCGGCACATCCACACCTTCGCCTCCACCATCCTCGACCGGGTGTTCATGCTGTGCGGGCAGATGCACCGGTTCCGGGTGCAGATCCGCGGCCTGGACCAGTTGCACGCGCAGATGGACCGCGGCCGCGGCGTGCTGATCTTCGGCTCGCACCTGGGCAGCTTCGACGCGCTGCGGGTGCTGGCCACCGAGCGCCCGGACGTGCAGGTCAAGGTGGTGCTGGACAAGGCGCACAACCCGGCGATGACCGAACTGCTGGGCGCGCTGAATCCGCAACTGGCCGCCAACATCATCGACGCCGGCATGGACAGCACCTCGATCGTCATGGCCATCAAGCAGGCCACCGACGAGGGCGCGCTGGTCGCGCTGCTGGTGGACCGGCCGCGCCCGGAGGATCCGGCGCTGCCGGCTGCGTTCATCGGCCAGGGCGCGCTGTTCCCGACCTCGCCGTGGCTGATCGCCGCCGCGCTCAAGGTGCCGGTGGTGCTGGCCTTCGGCCTGTACCGCGGCGGCAACCGCTACGAACTGGTGTTCGAGACCTTCAGCGAGGGCCTGGACCTGCCGCGCCGGCAGCGCGCGCCGGTGCTGGCGGCGCTCATCCGCGATTACGCCGCCAGGCTGGAGCATTACACCCGCTCCGCGCCCTACAACTGGTTCAACTTCTACGACTTCTGGAACAACCGCCATGCCGATGCGCCGCACCTTGCCGTGGATGCTGATACTGCTGTGCAGCGCCGCACCGCTGTGCGCCGCATCGCCTGA
- a CDS encoding lysophospholipid acyltransferase family protein — MPQAGMPSRMAWAVWNALQLVFTLAHTALGIVVALVLLRLTGPRLPLRMGARFWAPVLLFGAGARLQVEGRERVDWSRNHLFVSNHQSIIDICALFIALPVPLRFLLKDEMLKVPFVNWYARDTGMLFLDRDSRRAGAMMRREAAALLRRGEDLCLFPEGTRSRSGALAEFKAGLLQAAIDAGVDVVPVALDGAGKVLPPTSLFRVRPGVIRVRIGTPIRVNGEDGPLNRQEVTQRAHQAVRAMLEPRI, encoded by the coding sequence TTGCCGCAGGCAGGGATGCCCTCGCGCATGGCCTGGGCCGTGTGGAACGCCCTGCAGCTGGTCTTCACCCTGGCGCATACCGCGCTGGGCATCGTCGTCGCGCTGGTGCTGCTGCGGCTGACCGGGCCGCGCCTGCCGCTGCGCATGGGCGCGCGGTTCTGGGCGCCGGTGCTGCTGTTCGGCGCCGGGGCGCGGCTGCAGGTGGAGGGCCGCGAGCGGGTGGACTGGTCGCGCAACCACCTGTTCGTCAGCAACCACCAGTCGATCATCGACATCTGCGCGCTGTTCATTGCGTTGCCGGTGCCGCTGCGCTTCCTGCTCAAGGACGAGATGCTGAAGGTGCCGTTCGTGAACTGGTATGCGCGCGATACCGGCATGCTGTTCCTGGACCGCGACAGCCGCCGCGCCGGGGCGATGATGCGGCGCGAGGCGGCGGCGCTGCTGCGCCGTGGCGAGGACCTGTGCCTGTTCCCGGAAGGCACCCGCAGCCGCAGCGGCGCGCTGGCCGAGTTCAAGGCCGGGCTGCTGCAGGCCGCGATCGACGCGGGCGTGGACGTGGTGCCGGTGGCGCTGGACGGGGCGGGCAAGGTGCTGCCGCCGACCAGCCTGTTCCGGGTCCGGCCCGGCGTCATCCGGGTGCGGATCGGCACGCCGATCCGGGTGAACGGCGAGGATGGCCCGCTGAATCGCCAGGAAGTGACCCAGCGCGCGCACCAGGCCGTCCGTGCGATGCTCGAACCCAGGATATGA
- a CDS encoding phosphotransferase: protein MHGREAIAALVPHQGLMCLWEEVVAWDAQRVVVRSGAHRQAAHPLRSGGRLHALHLCEYGAQAMAVHGGLLGRASDTPVRPGMLVALRGVQLHVSELQDLAEPIEGEAEVLLQAEDSQQYAFRITHAGQLLAEGRATVVLRVA, encoded by the coding sequence TTGCACGGACGCGAGGCCATCGCCGCGCTGGTGCCGCACCAGGGCCTGATGTGCCTGTGGGAGGAGGTGGTGGCCTGGGACGCGCAGCGCGTGGTGGTGCGCAGCGGCGCGCATCGCCAGGCCGCGCATCCGCTGCGCAGCGGCGGCCGACTGCACGCGCTGCACCTGTGCGAATACGGCGCGCAGGCGATGGCGGTGCACGGCGGCCTGCTCGGCCGCGCCAGCGACACCCCGGTGCGTCCGGGCATGCTGGTGGCGCTGCGTGGGGTGCAGTTGCACGTCAGCGAACTGCAGGACCTGGCCGAGCCGATCGAAGGCGAGGCCGAGGTGCTGCTGCAGGCCGAGGACAGCCAGCAGTACGCCTTCCGCATCACCCATGCCGGGCAGTTGCTGGCCGAGGGCCGCGCCACGGTGGTGCTGCGCGTGGCATGA
- a CDS encoding NAD(P)/FAD-dependent oxidoreductase: protein MTSPAVASPPTASAIEAETPDVLVIGGGPAGCAAAIVLAQRGWRVTVLEKDHHPRFHIGESLLPMNMPILQRLGVLDQVRAISVLKLGADFPNDAGGYNTFRFADALGAQSDFALQVPRADFDRVLFAQARAVGADVHEGVRVEAVQLDGEAPTVQARSADGVRRYRPRYLIDASGRDTFLGNKLKLKRANPRHQSAALFGHFRGVARRPGEDAGNISIYRHAHGWMWLIPLPDDVMSVGAVCDPEYMKTRQGCDSETFLLRTLALNPDVVERMAGAQRVAPVHATGNYAYECTRMSGPRWLMLGDAYAFVDPMFSSGVYLAMHSAERGAAMVDAALRDPASEARLQRRLERHLRGGLDEFKWFIYRFTSPTMRELFAQPRNVLQVEQAVVAMLAGDVFDNRAVLRRLRVFRAIYALSAVAMLPRAWRAWRHRRRQAREQFHGDTLHGDTP from the coding sequence ATGACGTCCCCCGCTGTTGCTTCCCCTCCCACCGCAAGCGCCATCGAGGCGGAAACGCCCGACGTGCTGGTGATCGGCGGAGGGCCGGCCGGCTGCGCGGCGGCGATCGTCCTGGCGCAACGCGGCTGGCGGGTGACCGTGCTGGAAAAGGACCACCACCCGCGCTTCCACATCGGCGAATCGCTGCTGCCGATGAACATGCCGATCCTGCAGCGGCTGGGCGTGCTCGACCAGGTGCGGGCGATCAGCGTGCTCAAGCTCGGCGCCGACTTCCCCAACGACGCCGGCGGCTACAACACCTTCCGCTTCGCGGATGCGCTGGGCGCGCAGTCCGACTTCGCGCTGCAGGTGCCGCGCGCCGACTTCGACCGGGTGCTGTTCGCGCAGGCGCGCGCGGTCGGCGCCGACGTGCACGAGGGCGTCCGCGTCGAGGCGGTCCAGTTGGACGGCGAGGCACCGACGGTGCAGGCGCGCAGCGCCGATGGCGTACGCCGCTACCGGCCGCGCTACCTGATCGACGCCAGCGGCCGCGACACCTTCCTCGGCAACAAGCTCAAGCTCAAGCGCGCCAACCCGCGGCACCAGTCGGCGGCGCTGTTCGGCCATTTCCGCGGCGTGGCGCGGCGCCCGGGCGAGGACGCCGGCAACATCAGCATCTACCGTCACGCGCACGGCTGGATGTGGCTGATCCCGCTGCCCGACGACGTGATGAGCGTGGGCGCGGTGTGCGACCCGGAGTACATGAAGACCCGCCAGGGCTGCGACAGCGAGACGTTCCTGCTGCGCACCCTGGCGCTGAACCCCGACGTCGTGGAGCGCATGGCCGGCGCGCAGCGCGTGGCGCCGGTGCATGCCACCGGCAACTACGCCTACGAATGCACGCGCATGAGCGGCCCGCGCTGGCTGATGCTCGGCGACGCCTACGCCTTCGTCGACCCGATGTTCTCCTCCGGCGTGTACCTGGCCATGCACAGCGCCGAGCGCGGCGCAGCGATGGTCGACGCGGCGCTGCGCGACCCGGCCAGCGAGGCGCGGCTGCAGCGGCGCCTGGAGCGGCACCTGCGCGGCGGCCTGGACGAGTTCAAGTGGTTCATCTACCGCTTCACCTCGCCGACCATGCGCGAGCTGTTCGCGCAGCCGCGTAACGTGCTGCAGGTGGAACAGGCAGTGGTGGCGATGCTCGCCGGCGACGTCTTCGACAACCGTGCGGTGCTGCGCCGCCTGCGCGTGTTCCGCGCCATCTATGCGCTGTCCGCGGTGGCGATGCTGCCGCGGGCGTGGCGCGCCTGGCGCCACCGCCGCCGCCAGGCCCGCGAACAGTTCCACGGCGACACCTTGCACGGAGATACCCCATGA